CCGTTTGAGGGGACAACAAACCTTCTGATGTTTCAGAGAACATGAGGGGAGTCGCAGGATGAAGgcggagctgctggttcagatGGACGGACTGAAGAGTTCAGAGCAGCTGGTGTTTGTGCTGGCTGCCTCCAACCTGCCctggtaacacacacatgcacgcacacacacacgcacctggGGCAATTACTGACATGAATGAACAtcaaatgataaataaatacatctaAATAGATCCCACACTGAGACCAGGTGGTGACATAAATCTGATGTTCCGCCTGTGAGCTGCTGTCAGCTGGATAGATCAGCGGTTCAGACGAGTGACGTTGGTTTGGGAGAGCAGGGTTCAAATCCCGGTCTGGTCCTTCCAGCCTTGACACAATGCTacggcaagggggagccaggacgcctGACTGGGGGGGTTTTAACCATGACTATTACTGACGGACGGACACTGACTGAGGAAGCTTCTCCTGAGCTGAGCAACGTGTCAGAGATGCTGGAGAAGAGACCTGAGACCGTTGTTGTTGGCAGGTGTCTTTAATTACAGCTGATAGATTCTTTTATACATCAAACACActtgatcgatcgatcgatcatTCATTTCATGTAACGACCATGATGATCAGGGAGCTGGACCAGGCCGTGCTGAGGAGGCTGGAGAAGAGGATCCTGGTGGGGCTCCCGTCCTGGAGCGCTCGCTGCACCATGATCTCTCACTGGCTGCCTCCACGGAGCTCCACAGGGGGGCTGGAGCTCCAAACCCAGCTGGACTATGAGGCCCTGGCAGAGGTCCAGCTTCACTCATTCATCACTTTATTAGACTTTTAACTCATctcaacaatgttttttttaaagactttatttaATGACTATTAAATGTTGTTGTCAAGGAGACGGAGGGCTACTCTGGCTCTGACATCAGGCTGGTCTGTAAGGAGGCCGCCATGAGGTCCGTCCGCAAGATCTTTGACGCCCTGGAGTCACATGACGAAGGTCTGCCCGCGTCCTCGCCgtcctgtcccctctgtccatccGTCGCTCACGTTCTGTCCCCCCCAGGAGGCGTCGACGTGGCAACCGTCCAGCTGGAGTCCGTGACAACTGCCGACTTCCTGGAAGTGATGTCGCGCAGCAAACCTTCGTGCAGAAACCTGAAGGACAAATATGCGTGGTGGGAGAGTCGGTACCAGTCGGCAGCGTCGTCGTAACGCTCGCAGCTCTGCAGCCGTCTTCAGTAACGGGCTTCGCTCATTATTAAACCTCGTTAAACTCATCAACTTACCTGGCTCACTCTACCAACAGCAGGTTCTTCAGGATGTGTTCAACAGCTTCAGGGAAGCTGGGGCAGGTCaggtggggcgggggggcgatTTTAGCCTCGTCTCCTTTCCTGTATTTACCTGAGAGCTCAAAGCAAACACATGAAAGCTGCAGCGTTCCAgtcaaacaggaaggagatgacGGACAACTTTGGCTCCTTTTaaactgacaggaaatgacatcagctGCAGAGATGCTAACGTTCAGCTAACACATTCACACCACAAACAGCCGGCGATGGAGACGCAACGTCCGCCGCCTTCTTACCAGTTCTGACCAGAATTCCCAGCATTCCTGCATCCTGAGCCCCGCCCACATCGTCTCGGACATCCTGCAGCAACAAAGCAGACGGGAGAAGAGTGACCCCGAGGTGGTGGCGAGTAAAGCCGGAGGCTCCGGGTTCACGTGTCCTTACGTCTCCGATCATGACGGCTTCCGACGGGCTGCAGCCCAGGTCAGACAGAGCCTGCGTGAAGACGCCAGAAGCTTCGTGACTCGCGGAACTTTTCATCTTCACGGGTGGAAACTGGGCCTGACCTGTGTGAAGAAGGTCTTCTCTGGCTTCCCCACCACTGTGGCTCTGCAGTCGGCAGCGTACTCCAGGCCCGTCACAAAGGGCCCGGGACCCAGGGCCAACCCGTCCTTACGTCTGTAGTAGCGGCCCTTGTGGATGGCGATGAGAGGAGCGCCGTCCAGGATCAGTCTGGGATCAAACACAATTCAGGCTCGGAGCAGACGTCACCGGGCCCCACGAGCAGAACTGAGCCGAGTCAATGATCCGAGCAGGATCACTCCAGATCTAAATGAGGAACAAACAGTGGATCACCTGAAGGCCTCGTTGAGCGTCTGATAGTTGAAGTGATCCGGAGCGAGCCCCACCACCACGGCGTTTGGTTCTGACGTGTCCACGCCTTCACAGAGAACAGCCGACTGGTGAACAACACCTTCACGCTACGGATGGTTCAATGGTTCCTGGAACCCACCGCTGAAGTCCTCCAGCgcgctctcctccagcagcagcagcggccgctgctgttgctgctccagcaAACTCCTGGCAGCACTCAGTGAGCTGAAGATCTCTCGTTCCTGCGGCGTCACGTCAGATATCAGCCGAGGACTCGAGAGGGGAGCGCCGCGTGGCCACGTCCCGTCACGTGCACGTG
The sequence above is drawn from the Takifugu rubripes chromosome 6, fTakRub1.2, whole genome shotgun sequence genome and encodes:
- the LOC101065946 gene encoding haloacid dehalogenase-like hydrolase domain-containing protein 2 isoform X1, translated to MVDLSDGRRRLFRRSKAPFPEREGAGFHLSLLQTCCQLVSIMASRRALKAVLIDLSGTLHVEDTAVPGAQEALRRLRQASVAVKFVTNTTKECKRDLVERLRRLDFDVQEREIFSSLSAARSLLEQQQQRPLLLLEESALEDFSGVDTSEPNAVVVGLAPDHFNYQTLNEAFRLILDGAPLIAIHKGRYYRRKDGLALGPGPFVTGLEYAADCRATVVGKPEKTFFTQALSDLGCSPSEAVMIGDDVRDDVGGAQDAGMLGILVRTGKYRKGDEAKIAPPPHLTCPSFPEAVEHILKNLLLVE
- the LOC101065946 gene encoding haloacid dehalogenase-like hydrolase domain-containing protein 2 isoform X2; translation: MASRRALKAVLIDLSGTLHVEDTAVPGAQEALRRLRQASVAVKFVTNTTKECKRDLVERLRRLDFDVQEREIFSSLSAARSLLEQQQQRPLLLLEESALEDFSGVDTSEPNAVVVGLAPDHFNYQTLNEAFRLILDGAPLIAIHKGRYYRRKDGLALGPGPFVTGLEYAADCRATVVGKPEKTFFTQALSDLGCSPSEAVMIGDDVRDDVGGAQDAGMLGILVRTGKYRKGDEAKIAPPPHLTCPSFPEAVEHILKNLLLVE